A window from Labrus mixtus chromosome 14, fLabMix1.1, whole genome shotgun sequence encodes these proteins:
- the stag2a gene encoding cohesin subunit SA-2a, with amino-acid sequence MIAAQDLHTEFQFPQEAESQLSSDTDLEDPDGKNAKTGRGMAAWKGKRGLGDKAKSGGAGRVPGPGRVNGHHPENGAESMTLFEVVKMGKSATQSVVDDWIEAYKHDRDVALLDLINFFIQCSGCKGAVSGEMFRHMQNSEIIRKMTEEFDEDSGDYPLTQSGPQWKKFRTSFCDFIAVLVRQCQYSIIYDEYMMDTVISLLTGLSDSQVRAFRHTSTQAAMKLMTALVNVALNLSINMDNTQRQYEAERNKVVAKRANDRLELLLQKRKELQENQDEIENMMNAIFKGVFVHRYRDAIAEIRAICIEEIGMWMKLYSDAFLNDSYLKYVGWTMHDKQGEVRLKCLTALQGLFYNRELGVRLELFTSRFKDRIVSMTLDKEYDVAVQAIKLLTLVLQSSDEVLSAEDCESVYHLVYSAHRPIAVSAGEFLFKKLFSHQGPEEEGLPRRGRQSLNGSLIKTTVFFFLESELHEHGAYLVDSLWECGSELLKDWETMISLLLDEPVTGEEALTDRQETALVEIMLCAIRQACECHPPVGRGSGKRVLTAKEKKTQLDDRTRITEMFAVALPLLLAKYCVDIDKVTNLLQIPKYFDLDIYTTGRLEKHLDALLRQIWEVQDKHTDTEVLEACSTTYRYLCNEEFTIYNRVDIARSQFLDELVDKFNRLLEDFLQEGEEPDEDDVYQVLSTLKKISAFHNAHDLSKWDLFTSNYRLLNTGLQNGDMPEQIVIHAMQCTHYIILWHLAKASDSTSVKGDMVTLRKQMRAFCLMCQRYLSSVNTAVKEQAFTILCDLLLIFSHQIMSSGREQLEPLVYMPDASLQAELLNFILDQVFIDQDDDNNSTDGQPDDEASKIEALHKRRNLLAAYCKLIIYNVVQMDTAADIFKQYMRYYNDYGDIIKETMSKTRQIDKIQCAKTLILSLQTLFNEMLSELGLNVDRSSSAFCGIKELARRFSLTFGLDQVKTREAIAMLHKNGIEFAFKEPSPHGEGGPPLNLAFLDVLSEFSSKLMRQDKRTVHMYLERFMTFQMALQREDCWLPLISYRNSLQVGGDDDNMSVISGISSRGSSVRSKKSKITTASKRKMPEEENSCSSSDAVWMNREQNVQTPMMMHSPHLTSTVLRDPKKMRPEDSYTAAYSMPSEQHPHQPLPPQQQTHHHHQAAVDYNTQVTWMLTQRQQAEACQQQERVSMHYAKMRNHMQQAIRRGTGLMEDDEEPIVEDVMMSSEDINEGMDFDTMDIDLPASKNRRERTELKPDYFDPSSIMDDSVLNVSMF; translated from the exons atgaTAGCAGCGCAGGATTTGCACACAGAGTTTCAATTTCCCCA GGAGGCAGAATCTCAGTTGTCTTCAGATACTGACCTTGAGGATCCCGATGGCAAAAATGCAAAGACAGGGAGGGGCATG GCAGCCTGGAAAGGGAAGAGGGGGCTCGGAGACAAGGCCAAAAGTGGGGGAGCAGGGAGGGTCCCTGGTCCCGGCCGGGTGAATGGCCATCATCCGGAGAATGGGGCGGAGAGTATGACTCTGTTCGAGGTGGTTAAAATGGGGAAGAGTGCAACGCAG TCTGTTGTTGATGACTGGATCGAGGCGTACAAACATGACAGGGATGTCGCTCTGTTGGACTTAATCAACTTCTTCATCCAGTGCTCTGGCTGCAAAG GTGCTGTGAGTGGAGAAATGTTCAGACATATGCAGAACTCTGAAATCATCCGCAAAATGACGGAGGAGTTTGATGAG GACAGTGGCGACTATCCACTTACTCAGTCTGGACCTCAGTGGAAGAAATTCAGGACAAGCTTCTGTGACTTCATAGCCGTTCTGGTGCGTCAGTGTCAGTACAGCATCATCTACGACGAATATATGATGGACACAGTCATCTCCCTGCTCACCGGCCTGTCCGACTCACAGGTCCGGGCGTtcagacacacaagcacacaagcag CCATGAAGCTAATGACGGCCTTGGTCAATGTTGCTCTGAACCTGAGCATCAACATGGACAACACGCAGAGACAGTACGAGGCAGAGAGGAACAAGGTTGTTGCAAAAAGAGCCAATGACCGCTTGGAGCTCCTGTTACAGAAGCGTAAAGAG cttcAAGAAAATCAAGATGAAATCGAAAACATGATGAATGCCATTTTCAAAGGAGTGTTTGTTCACAGATATCG GGATGCCATAGCTGAAATCCGAGCGATTTGTATTGAAGAGATTGGAATGTGGATGAAGCTGTACAGTGACGCTTTCCTCAATGACAGTTACCTGAAGTATGTCGGCTGGACCATGCATGACAAG CAAGGTGAGGTGCGGCTGAAGTGCCTGACGGCTCTTCAAGGTTTGTTCTACAACAGAGAGCTGGGAGTACGACTGGAGCTCTTCACAAGTCGCTTCAAG GACCGCATTGTGTCTATGACTCTGGACAAGGAATATGACGTTGCAGTGCAAGCCATTAAACTTCTGACACTGGTCTTACA GAGCAGTGATGAGGTCCTGTCAGCAGAGgactgtgagagtgtgtatcATCTGGTTTACTCAGCACATCGACCCATCGCTGTTTCAGCAGGAGAGTTTCTGTTTAAGAA GCTTTTCAGCCATCAGGGTCCTGAGGAGGAGGGACTCCCCAGGAGGGGCAGGCAGAGCCTCAACGGCAGCCTCATCAAGACcactgtcttctttttcttggaGAGCGAG CTCCATGAGCATGGGGCCTACTTGGTGGACAGCTTGTGGGAGTGTGGCTCAGAGCTGCTGAAGGATTGGGAGACAATGATCAGCCTGCTGCTGGATGAGCCTGTGACAGGGGAGGAGG cCCTGACTGATCGGCAGGAGACGGCTCTGGTTGAGATCATGCTCTGTGCCATTCGGCAGGCTTGTGAATGCCATCCTCCAGTGGGCAGAGGCTCAGGGAAGAGA GTCCTGACGGCAAAGGAGAAGAAAACGCAGCTGGATGATCGGACGCGTATCACAGAGATGTTTGCGGTTGCGTTGCCTCTGTTATTAGCAAAG TACTGCGTTGATATCGATAAGGTGACCAATTTGCTACAAATACCAAAGTACTTTGATCTTGACATCTACACAACGGGCCGGTTAGAAAAG CATTTGGATGCCTTGCTGCGACAAATCTGGGAGGTCCAGGAcaagcacacagacactgagGTCCTGGAGGCCTGCTCCACCACCTACCGCTATCTCTGCAACGAAGAGTTCACCATCTACAACCGCGTGGACATCGCCCGCTCCCAGTTCCTCGATGAACTCGTAGACAAGTTCAACAGACTCCTGGAGGACTTCCTTCAAGAG ggTGAAGAACCAGACGAGGACGATGTCTATCAGGTTCTTTCTACGCTCAAGAAGATCAGCGCTTTCCACAA TGCACATGACCTTTCTAAGTGGGACCTCTTCACCAGCAACTATCGGCTACTCAACACAGGTCTGCAGAACGGAGATATGCCTGAACAG ATTGTGATTCATGCTATGCAGTGCACACATTACATCATCCTGTGGCACCTGGCCAAGGCTTCAGACAGCACGTCGGTAAAG GGTGATATGGTGACCTTGAGAAAGCAAATGAGAGCTTTCTGCTTAATGTGCCAGCGTTACCTGAGCAGCGTCAACACAGCAGTAAAGGAGCAG GCCTTCACCATACTGTGTGATCTGCTATTGATCTTCAGCCATCAAATAATGTCTTCAGGCCGGGAGCAGCTGGAGCCTCTGGTCTATATGCCAGACGCTTCTTTACAGGcagagctgctcaacttcatTCTGGATCAAGTGTTTATTGATCAGGATGATGACAACAACAGCACAG acgGACAGCCCGATGATGAAGCCAGTAAAATTGAGGCTTTGCACAAGCGAAGAAACCTTCTAGCTGCCTATTGTAAATTAATCATTTACAATGTTGTGCAAATGGACACAGCAGCAGACATATTTAAACAATACATGAGG taTTACAATGACTACGGAGACATCATCAAGGAAACGATgagcaaaacaagacaaatcGACAAAATCCAATGTGCAAAGACGCTGATACTGAGCCTGCAAACG ttATTCAATGAGATGTTGTCTGAACTTGGCTTGAACGTGGACCGCTCATCGTCAGCCTTCTGTGGCATTAAAGAGCTCGCTCGACGCTTCTCGTTGACTTTTGGCTTGGATCAGGTGAAGACCAGAGAGGCTATTGCAATGTTGCATAA GAATGGAATTGAGTTTGCATTTAAGGAACCTAGTCCCCATGGAGAGGGAGGCCCACCTCTTAATCTAGCCTTCCTCGATGTCCTGAGTGAGTTCTCCAGCAAACTTATGCGGCAGGATAAGAGAACAGT TCACATGTATCTGGAGCGCTTCATGACTTTTCAGATGGCCCTGCAGCGAGAGGACTGCTGGCTGCCTCTCATCTCATACAGGAACTCCCTACAGGTTGGAGGCGATGACGACAACATGTCTGTCATCAGCGGGATCAGCAGTCGAGGCTCCAGCGTCAGGAGTAAGAAGTCCAAGATAACCACGGCAAGCAAAAGGAAAATGCCTGAAG aagagaacagctgcagcagcagcgatGCAGTGTGGATGAACCGTGAGCAGAACGTGCAGACGCCGATGATGATGCACTCGCCCCACCTCACCTCCACTGTGCTGAGGGATCCAAAGAAGATGAGGCCCGAAGACAGCTACACGGCTGCGTACAGCATGCCATCAGAGCAGCATCCCCATCAACCTTTGCCTCCTCAGCAGCAGACACACCATCACCATCAGGCTGCTGTTGATTACAA CACACAGGTTACTTGGATGTTGACACAGAGGCAACAGGCTGAGGCGTGTCAGCAGCAGGAGCGGGTTAGCATGCACTACGCTAAGATGAGGAACCACATGCAGCAAGCCAT TCGTCGAGGCACTGGACTCATGGAGGATGATGAAGAGCCAATAGTGGAggatgtgatgatgtcatcggaGGACATCAATGAGGGCATGGATTTTGACACAATGGACATTGACCTG CCTGCATCAAAAAATCGCAGAGAAAGAACTGAACTAAAGCCGGACTACTTTGATCCATCTTCCATCATGGATGACTCG GTTCTCAATGTTTCGATGTTCTAA